Part of the Quercus robur chromosome 5, dhQueRobu3.1, whole genome shotgun sequence genome, AACCTTGTGAacggttttatgaaacattttaactctTCATACGTgccttttgatgaaatataactctatgggtataaatagaggcttatgTTCTCCCCAAAATAGTAAGAtacaaagaaacacaagaaattcTGTGGATATTCTccaaaattgttatttgtaGAACTCAATAAATTTGGTTGTATCTTGGGGACAAGTTTGTAAAAAACCCTTTAGCAACTTGCATATGGggacaaatattgtctaaggataacATTCAATTATGCCTCCAAGTTAATCACTAATCTTCATTTACTTTAAGTGTTCATTTTGTTCTCTCATTGTTACTCCTTGATTTGGTAAGAATCCCCAGCAACAGattattttatgatattttatgtaagatggttttggagaatgttaaacatttattataaagaaaaagtaaactaaattaaaataaagaaatatatacattttgagatattaacAATTAGTTTAGTAGCTTCACTGCATTTTTGTAGCATTCTTAAGgcaatattaatatttaaaaaaaaaatcattaaaacaaatataaatgcaaaagagtaacaagattatgaaaatcaactaatttgtgttaTGTTCACAGACTACATACCATGAAACAAAAGCATGTCCAACTCTCTTACCTTCTTCCACTCATCAATATTGCAATATTAAGACATGGTGTGGGCAAGTGTGTATGCATatcttataaataatttaaaaccaTGGTAGAATATGGCTTTACACTACGCACCAAATATTCACTCTGCTTATatacttaaaacaaaaactatccaaccaaattaccCAAACGTATATCATATTTAAGCCcctaatttgaaaagaaaaaagaaaaaaaaaatattcgtAGAGGTTTTGGCAGCTTGATGGGATTGGAGGCTAGTAAGCCTAGTATGACGGAGGTAGCGGATAAtagtccttaattttttttttttttttttttttttaagaaaccacaataaaaataagttaatttgaACTTTTgagtaacagtaaaaaaaaaacttaatgaaaagtGTAGAGGTAAAGTCCCCAAATCAAACAATAGGCCTTGAGCCCCATATAGAGTTCAACCACGTCTGAGGAGAAAGTGCGGGCGCCAAAAGGACTCCCGACCCAATTCTTATGGGCCCAAGCTTATTTAAAAggcggtccgaggaggaatgtcttcTCGGACGTGCCAAGTATGACTCAAACATGCATCCTACCAATAATAAAGAATCACTCCAACGAGTATTAGTAGCAGGGATGATTCCCACAAGCCCGGGAAAGGGAAGAGAGTATAGGATGTCAAGGGAGAGACTACAACTGCCATATTAAATGCAgggcagctacttttctggccgcattaatgtggagaggacaggCAAACAGTGTTACTTTGGCCACTataactcacagaaagataggggagatgtccgatgggacggacactcaagtgaaggtccagatgatcaacaagtgtaaggttttGATGACTTTAAGGGgactatataagagaagggaaTCCCCATAAAgaaggggatcggaaaaaaagaggaagaaagagcagaagaaagagagaaagaccaTAGCCTTTGATCAGGAACAGAGGTGCACCCATACGTCTTCTCGGACCAAATATCCAGTGGACACGGAGACATTCTTATGTTCAATTATTGCATGGTTCAAAGTTAACTAACACTCACTtcgttagggcctagttctgtaactcgctctctacaaattcattgtctagggcttcttgggccagaaccacctacctgttgggcctgggccccaaaacgAGTCCCTacaaaaagaggtaaaaaaaaaatactaaatgttAAATTAGAGCGTCATATAGCAAGATAGTGCATGAGGTCAAtgcttacatatatatatatatatattgatattaatttgcattatagaattttttttttctatttattaaatttgttcACTAAAAAATTGGACTATTTGAAAAGCTAAGGCATGTTCAATAGTAATGTTCAAACTTAAACGTGTTTAGTAATGATGTTTTATTATAGATGTTTGAGTTATGATTCTCAAATTATGATGTTTAAAATTGAAAcatgtattttgatttttgttttcaagtAATGTTTTTGAATGGTagttttgtaaataaattgaaaatcgTAAGGCCTGTTGATAAGACTAAACTTTCTCTTACACatttcaacattttttatttttttcccatggaccctcttcttttctttttttatttttattttttatttatttttattttttttctctctctccttaaataaaataaaatagtattcttTTACTacacaatcataatttttttaaaaagaatatacatattccaaacacaaattttttttttccacattttaaaatatattatttgaaatatggTACTAAACACATATTTTgcattatgaatattttaaacACGTGTTATTATTCAGTCAtcacttttttaaaaagaacATACACATTCCAAAcatacaattattattttttttttacactttaaaatatgttatttgaaaTATGATATTAAACACACGTTTTGTGTTATGAAtattttaaacacatgtttttacaacaaattttaaaccaaaattttcattctttttactCCACTACCAAGCGGGCGCTAAAGCAATTGCCTTCCAAATAAAGCTGCTTGTGTGGAATATATATTGTGTACATGTTACTCATACTCACAATGTGCGGGTCTTTTTAGCCACCTGTGGCCATATATAACGAAATATATAACTTGGCGTCACTTACAAACGAAATACATAACTTATGAATTTattctttgccatttaattagGGAATTGTAAACCGGTTATCAAACCATTGGGATTTTAAGAGTAGAAGGTATTACGGAGAAAATAGAAAGGGATCTAGAGTCTCGATGGCGTTCCTCCTGCCACCACCAGAGTTTCTCCTGTTATATAAGAAGCATCATCAGATGCCAAAAAGGCAGTAGCAGCAGCCATGTCTTGAGTGGTACCAAGCCTGTTAAGCATAGTCCTCCCCTCGACCTCCTTCCTCTGCAATAAATTAAACACATATTTGGTTAATTGCAAAGGTCAATGCTCAACATTTTCTTAAGTGGGCAAGGTCGGACATGGACTGCAACTTAGGATGGATTTATACTTACAAGGGCATCATTTTCTGTAATGAATGAGGCAAAGTGTGTTGGTACAAAACCGGGAGCAACACAGTTCACACGTGTATTTGGAGCCATCTCAGCTGCAAGTGCCTAGATGATGATTGAGAAAGAATTAAAACAACGAAAGAAGCTTTCCATGATTTGCTTGAATACACAACTAATATAAAACATGGATATGGAGCCAAGTCATACCTTGGTAAGTCCAAGAAGGGCTGTCTTAGTCACCCCATACATAGCCATGGAAGCTGGTGGATGGTAGCCGGCAATAGAGGAAATGATGACCACAGAAGAACCCTTGGACATATGAGGACCTGCATCCTGTAAATTTAATGAAGTGAgactcaaaaattaacaaatcatACTAGCAATGTGAGCACACTAAAGACTATAAGGAGAATCTACCGTGGAAAAGGTTATCAAGGCCACTAATTACAGTATACCACAGACATAGTATCTATAATGACTATcttcacttcaaaaaaaaataaaggaaaaaagaaagaaagaaagaaaaagacacagtatccatagaaaaaaaaaattaagtagacCCTATACCATAAAGAATTACAGACATTCTTCCATTCTTATAATCTTCTCTTAAAATGAAAAACCTTTGCTAAAAGAAATTACCTTTAAGATAAGTATGGAGGATTTGACATTTATGTCCCACAGCTTATCCAGGACAGATTCTTGAGTTTGCAAAATGCTATCAACAGATGGATTAGTAGCAGCATTGGATACGACCACATCTATTTTACCATATTTCTGCAGATGAAC contains:
- the LOC126726983 gene encoding tropinone reductase-like 3 isoform X1, which encodes MEGTKIAKRFEGKVAIVTASTQGIGFTIAERLGLEGASVVISSRKQKNVDEAVEKLKSRIEVLGVVCHLSNAQQRKNLIDKTIQKYGKIDVVVSNAATNPSVDSILQTQESVLDKLWDINVKSSILILKDAGPHMSKGSSVVIISSIAGYHPPASMAMYGVTKTALLGLTKALAAEMAPNTRVNCVAPGFVPTHFASFITENDALRKEVEGRTMLNRLGTTQDMAAATAFLASDDASYITGETLVVAGGTPSRL
- the LOC126726983 gene encoding tropinone reductase-like 3 isoform X2, encoding MEGTKIAKRFEGKVAIVTASTQGIGFTIAERLGLEGASVVISSRKQKNVDEAVEKLKSRIEVLGVVCHLSNAQQRKNLIDKTIQDAGPHMSKGSSVVIISSIAGYHPPASMAMYGVTKTALLGLTKALAAEMAPNTRVNCVAPGFVPTHFASFITENDALRKEVEGRTMLNRLGTTQDMAAATAFLASDDASYITGETLVVAGGTPSRL